A part of Rattus norvegicus strain BN/NHsdMcwi chromosome 4, GRCr8, whole genome shotgun sequence genomic DNA contains:
- the Opn1sw gene encoding short-wave-sensitive opsin 1 yields the protein MSGEDEFYLFQNISSVGPWDGPQYHIAPVWAFHLQAAFMGFVFFAGTPLNATVLVATLHYKKLRQPLNYILVNVSLGGFLFCIFSVFTVFIASCHGYFLFGRHVCALEAFLGSVAGLVTGWSLAFLAFERYLVICKPFGNIRFNSKHALTVVLITWTIGIGVSIPPFFGWSRFIPEGLQCSCGPDWYTVGTKYRSEHYTWFLFIFCFIIPLSLICFSYFQLLRTLRAVAAQQQESATTQKAEREVSHMVVVMVGSFCLCYVPYAALAMYMVNNRNHGLDLRLVTIPAFFSKSSCVYNPIIYCFMNKQFRACILEMVCRKPMTDESDMSGSQKTEVSTVSSSKVGPH from the exons ATGTCGGGAGAGGACGAGTTTTACCTGTTTCAGAATATCTCCTCAGTGGGGCCCTGGGATGGGCCTCAGTACCACATTGCTCCCGTCTGGGCCTTCCACCTCCAGGCAGCCTTCATGGGATTTGTCTTCTTTGCAGGGACCCCACTCAATGCCACAGTGTTGGTGGCCACACTGCACTACAAAAAGTTGCGGCAGCCCCTCAACTACATTCTGGTCAATGTATCCCTCGGAGGCTTCCTCTTCTGCATCTTCTCTGTCTTCACAGTCTTCATCGCCAGCTGTCATGGATACTTCCTCTTTGGTCGCCACGTTTGTGCTCTGGAGGCCTTCTTGGGCTCTGTAGCAG GTCTAGTGACAGGATGGTCCTTGGCTTTCCTGGCCTTTGAGCGCTACCTTGTCATCTGTAAACCCTTTGGCAACATCCGCTTCAACTCCAAGCACGCACTGACGGTGGTTCTGATTACTTGGACCATTGGCATCGGGGTGTCCATCCCGCCCTTCTTTggctggagcag GTTCATCCCTGAGGGCCTGCAGTGCTCCTGTGGCCCGGACTGGTACACCGTGGGCACCAAGTATCGAAGCGAGCACTATACCTGGTTTCTGTTCATCTTCTGTTTCATCATTCCTCTTTCCCTCATCTGTTTCTCCTACTTCCAGTTGCTGAGGACTCTCAGAGCT GTGGCGGCCCAGCAGCAAGAGTCAGCTACAACTCAAAAGGCTGAACGGGAGGTGAGCCatatggtggtggtgatggtgggatccttctgtctctgctacGTGCCCTATGCTGCCCTGGCCATGTACATGGTCAACAATCGTAACCACGGGCTGGACTTACGGCTTGTCACCATCCCCGCCTTCTTTTCCAAGAGTTCATGTGTCTACAACCCCATCATCTACTGCTTCATGAATAAGCAG TTCCGGGCCTGCATCCTGGAGATGGTGTGCAGGAAGCCCATGACAGACGAATCTGACATGTCTGGCTCTCAGAAAACAGAAGTTTCTACTGTTTCTTCCAGCAAAGTTGGCCCTCACTAA